The region TATCTGCTCTGGGTGAGCTTTGCGACCTACCTCAACTACCAGTTCTGGGTGCTGAACTGAATCAGGCGTTCTCCTTGAGGTACACGCCGAGAACGCCTCCGAGGACGCTGAACCCCACCGTGTAGACAGCGGCGAACAGCAGCAGTGCGAACAGGCTGACCCAGAACGCCAGGGCGACACCGCCTCCTAGCAGTCCCATACCCGTTCCCATCTGCATTCCCATCCCTGCCACGGGGACGAACAGCGCCACAACCAGGATGATGAGGACAACCGGAACGAACGCAATCAGCCCAGCAATCGTCCCGACCTTGGCGCCGTCGGCGGCGTCACCGCCTTCGAGATAGCCGGCGACCGCCCCGCCGAGGACGGTCGAGAACGGAAGGAACGAGAGCAGAACCGACACGATACCGCCGATAAGGCCGTTCAGAAGCGTGTTTGGCGCACGCTCAGTGGAGTCCCCAGCACCGCTGTCTCGCTCTGGTGGCGTCGACTCGGACGAACGTTCTGACATAGTTCCGAGTAGGCACTCTGCAGAGATAAACAGTGGCGTCGAGGCGTGAGAAACGCGGTGCGACCGCTACTGGTTCCAGGCGGCTGCGTCGGGGTCGACCAACCGACGCTCCGTCTCGATGCCGTCGATGGTCGCCATATCCTCTTCTGAGAGGTCGAGTGTGGTCGCCTCCCAGTTGGCTTCCAGGTGCTCCTCGCTGCTGGCTTTCGGGATGGGGACGAGCCCCTCCTTCTCGACGGCCCACGCCACACAGACTGCTGCGGGCGAGGTGCTGTGGCGGTGGGCCACTTCCTGCAGTTCCGGCTGGTCGAAAATCTTGCCCTGCCCAAGCGGGCAGTAGCCCACGAGCGTATGGCCGTGTTCGAGGGCGTACGCTCGGAGTTCATCCTGGGGGAGCAGGGGGTGACACTCCACCTGGTGAGCGGCGATGCCGGCGTCCAGCAGGTCGAGGGCTTCATCGAGCAGTTCCGGCGTGAAGTTCGAGGCACAGAGATTCCGCATCACACCCTCCTCGTAGAGTTCGTCCATCGCGCGCAGGGTCTCCTCGGCGTCGTAGCCGCTGGTGGGCCAGTGGACGTAGAGCATGTCGAGTTCATCGACACCGAGGCGGACGAGGCTCTCTTTTGCGGTCCGTTTGGCGTCCTCATACGCGAGGTTGTCCGGGTGGACCTTGCTCGCCAGCACCACATCATCGCGGTCTACGTCCGCGAGTCGGATGCCCGCGCCGACGGCGGGTTCGTTGTCGTACATCTGCGCGGTGTCGACGTGCCGGAAACCGGTTTCGAGGGCGGTACGCACGCTCTCGACGCACTCGTCGCCGGTCATGCCTGAGGTTCCGAGGCCGATATCGGGAAGGTCCAGACTCATATACTCTGAGGCAGGTCCCCGTCGGGTAAAGAACTCCGTATCGCGGTCAATCGCTCCCAGGGCGAGTTTGGAAGAAGGCTTCCGCGACCACATATCCGACAGTCCTGACGACTCGTCTGCGAGCACCAGCACCCTCATCGTGTACTATCTGCGACCTGCGCTGGATGCAGTAGCAGCTTCTGTTACTCCAGCGCGCTCGCCGCTCGCACGATGGCCTCTTCGCCGTATTTGGGCCCGATAATCTGCATCCCGACCGGGAGGCCGTCTGACTCGTCAGCGGGAACGGAGATCGCCGGCAGATTCGCGAGGTTCACCGGTACGGTGTTGGCGTCCGCGAGATACATCGTTCGCGGGTCCTCCAGCCCCTCGCCGAGTTCGAACGGCGGCACCGGCATCGTCGGCGACGCCAGCACGTCCGCTTCCGAGAGCGACTCGTCGAAGTCTTGCTTGATCCACGCCCGGGCGTCCTGTGCCTTCCCGTAGTAGCGGTCGTGATAGCCAGCAGAGAGCGCGAACGTCCCCAGCAGGATGCGGCGCTTGACTTCGGGACCGAACCCTTCCTCGCGGGTCTTCGCGAACGCCTCGTTCCAGTTGCCTTCGTCAGCGAGTTCCTCGGCGCCATCCACGTCCGTGACGTTGAGCCCGTAGCGGGTGCCGTCGAACCGCGCGAGGTTCGAGGAGGCCTCTGACATCGCGATGACGTAGTAGGCCGCGACAGCCTTCTCCACGGAGGGCATCGACACCTCGACGGTCTCGGCGCCCTGCGCTTCCAACTCCGCGATCGCGTCCCAGAACGTCTCGACGACGCCCTCGTCGACACCCTCATCGACGCCCCCGACCAGTTCGATAGGGATGCCGATGGTCATCCCCGCCACGTCGCCGTCGGCAGCTGCGGCGTAGTTGGAGTCTGCACCCTCCTCGACTGTGGTCGCATCACGCTCGTCCGGGCCCGCGAGCACGTCGAGGAGGCCGGCTGCTTCCTCAACGGTTGGTGCGATTGGGCCAATCTGTTCCAGCGAGTTCGCGTAGGCCACGAGGCCGTAGCGACTCACCAGCCCGTAGGTGGGCTTGATACCGAC is a window of halophilic archaeon DL31 DNA encoding:
- a CDS encoding hypothetical protein (KEGG: hut:Huta_2044 hypothetical protein), whose product is MSERSSESTPPERDSGAGDSTERAPNTLLNGLIGGIVSVLLSFLPFSTVLGGAVAGYLEGGDAADGAKVGTIAGLIAFVPVVLIILVVALFVPVAGMGMQMGTGMGLLGGGVALAFWVSLFALLLFAAVYTVGFSVLGGVLGVYLKENA
- a CDS encoding 2,5-didehydrogluconate reductase (KEGG: hut:Huta_2214 aldo/keto reductase~PFAM: Aldo/keto reductase), which translates into the protein MRVLVLADESSGLSDMWSRKPSSKLALGAIDRDTEFFTRRGPASEYMSLDLPDIGLGTSGMTGDECVESVRTALETGFRHVDTAQMYDNEPAVGAGIRLADVDRDDVVLASKVHPDNLAYEDAKRTAKESLVRLGVDELDMLYVHWPTSGYDAEETLRAMDELYEEGVMRNLCASNFTPELLDEALDLLDAGIAAHQVECHPLLPQDELRAYALEHGHTLVGYCPLGQGKIFDQPELQEVAHRHSTSPAAVCVAWAVEKEGLVPIPKASSEEHLEANWEATTLDLSEEDMATIDGIETERRLVDPDAAAWNQ
- a CDS encoding Glutamyl-tRNA(Gln) amidotransferase subunit A (TIGRFAM: Glutamyl-tRNA(Gln) amidotransferase A subunit~HAMAP: Glutamyl-tRNA(Gln) amidotransferase A subunit~KEGG: hvo:HVO_1054 aspartyl-tRNA(Asn) amidotransferase subunit A~PFAM: Amidase); protein product: MADLNAYITETQIEGDDDGPLAGKTVAVKDNISTKGVETTCGSKMLEGYVPPYDATVVERLKDAGATINGKANMDEFGMGTTTETSYFGATLNPVDTDRVPGGSSGGSAAAVAAGEADLALGSDTGGSIRAPAAFCGVVGIKPTYGLVSRYGLVAYANSLEQIGPIAPTVEEAAGLLDVLAGPDERDATTVEEGADSNYAAAADGDVAGMTIGIPIELVGGVDEGVDEGVVETFWDAIAELEAQGAETVEVSMPSVEKAVAAYYVIAMSEASSNLARFDGTRYGLNVTDVDGAEELADEGNWNEAFAKTREEGFGPEVKRRILLGTFALSAGYHDRYYGKAQDARAWIKQDFDESLSEADVLASPTMPVPPFELGEGLEDPRTMYLADANTVPVNLANLPAISVPADESDGLPVGMQIIGPKYGEEAIVRAASALE